In Cervus elaphus chromosome 7, mCerEla1.1, whole genome shotgun sequence, the following proteins share a genomic window:
- the VWA7 gene encoding von Willebrand factor A domain-containing protein 7 isoform X1, translating to MLPADVPLSHLGPSVLLLLQLLMPPASAFFPNIWSLLAAPGSITHQDLTEEAALNVTLQLFLEQPPPGRPPLRLEDFLGRTLLADDLFAAYFGPGSPSRRFRAALGEVSRANAAQDFLPTSKNDPDLHFDAERLGQGRTRLVEALRETVAAARALDYTLARQRLGAALHALQDFYSHSNWVELGRQQPHPHLLWPRQELRSLAQVGDPTCSDCEELSCPGNLLNFTLLTSGYFGTHPPKPPGKCSHGGHFDQSSSQPPRGGINKDSTSPGFSPHHMLHLQAAKLALLASIQAFNLLRSRLGDSGFSRLLDITPASSLSFVLDTTGSMGEEINAAKIQARHIVEQRRGTPMEPTHYVLVPFHDPGFGPVFTTSDPDHFWQQLNEMHALGGGDEPEMCLSALELALLHTPPLSDIFVFTDASPKDAFLTNRVESLTQERRCRVTFLVTEDPSRAQGRARREVLSPLRFEPYEAVALASGGEVIFTEDQYIQDVAAIVGDSIADLVTLPLESRVVVAERPLVFRVDGLLRKVTVRIHGEVSSFWIRNPAGILLCQSLTPHTHPGVSQGQEEGEGPLGHTRRFGRFWMMSMNDPPQSGTWEIQVTAKGTPRVRVQAQTSLDFLFHFGIPMEDGPHPGLYPLTQPVAGLQTQLLVEVTGLGSRGNPGGPLPHFSHVVLRGVPQGAELGQVPLEPRGPPERGLFAASLPPTLLSTLGPFSLELVGQDGAGRGLHRAAPQPCAVVPVLLELSGPPGFLAPGTTAPLSLRIASFSGPQDLYLRTSAKPSFALTSNLSRVHLEQNESAWGRLWLEVPDTAASDSMVMVTVTAKDGEASMMPPTHAFLRLLVRAPAPQDQLPAPAYSTDSVLNTSSPAFHLSTSVTQGGAWGGLLGKPWWTSFVGMLLLLSLGPW from the exons ATGCTCCCCGCGGACGTGCCCCTATCCCACCTGGGCCcctcagtgctgctgctgctgcagctgctgatgcCTCCTGCATCTGCCTTCTTCCCCAACATCTGGAGCCTCCTGGCTGCCCCCGGCTCCATCACCCACCAGGACCTGACCGAGGAGGCGGCGCTCAACGTCACGCTGCAGCTCTTCCTAGAGCAGCCGCCCCCAGGTCGGCCCCCCCTTCGCCTTGAGGACTTCCTG GGCCGCACCCTCCTTGCCGACGACCTCTTTGCCGCCTACTttggacctgggtctccttccCGACGGTTCCGAGCAGCCTTAGGAGAGGTGTCTCGTGCCAATGCCGCCCAAGACTTCCTGCCAACTTCCAAGAATGACCCTGACCTGCACTTTGATGCCGAGCGGCTGGGCCAGGGCCGCACACGCCTGGTGGAGGCTCTACGGGAGACTGTGGCGGCAGCCAGAGCCCTTGACTACACCCTGGCTCGCCAGCGCCTGGGGGCTGCGCTTCACGCCCTGCAG GATTTCTACAGTCACAGCAACTGGGTGGAACTTGGGAGGCAGCAGCCACACCCTCACCTCCTCTGGCCGAGGCAGGAGCTCCGGAGTCTGGCACAAG TGGGCGATCCTACCTGCTCTGACTGTGAGGAGTTGAGCTGCCCTGGGAACTTGCTGAACTTCACACTCCTCACCTCTGGCTACTTTGGAACTCATCCCCCCAAACCTCCAG GGAAATGTAGCCACGGGGGCCACTTTGACCAGAGCAGCTCCCAGCCGCCACGGGGAGGCATCAACAAGGATAGCACATCCCCAGGCTTTTCCCCCCACCACATGCTGCACCTCCAGGCTGCAAAACTGGCCCTTCTGGCCTCCATCCAGGCCTTCAACCTCCTACGAAGCCGCCTGGGAGACAGCGGTTTCTCCAG GCTGCTGGACATcaccccagcctccagcctgAGCTTCGTCCTGGATACCACAGGCAGTATGGGCGAAGAGATCAATGCTGCCAAGATCCAGGCCCGTCATATTGTGGAGCAGCGACGGGGCACCCCCATGGAGCCCACCCACTATGTCCTGGTGCCGTTCCATGATCCAG GGTTTGGCCCTGTCTTTACAACAAGTGACCCTGACCACTTCTGGCAACAGCTCAATGAGATGCATGCCTTGGGAGGTGGAGATGAGCCAGAGATGTGCCTCTCAGCCCTGGAG CTGGCTCTGCTGCACACACCTCCACTCTCAGACATTTTTGTCTTCACTGATGCCTCCCCTAAGGACGCCTTTCTCACCAACCGGGTGGAATCTCTGACGCAGGAACGGCGTTGCAGA GTCACGTTCCTGGTAACTGAGGACCCATCTAGGGCTCAGGGCCGGGCCCGGCGTGAGGTCTTGTCCCCTCTGCGTTTTGAGCCATACGAGGCGGTGGCCCTGGCCTCAGGAGGAGAAGTGATTTTCACTGAAGACCAGTACATTCAGGATGTGGCGGCCATTGTTGGGGACAGTATAGCTGACCTG GTGACCCTTCCCCTGGAGTCCCGCGTAGTGGTAGCTGAGAGGCCACTTGTGTTCAGAGTGGATGGACTACTCCGGAAGGTCACGGTCCGGATCCACGGGGAGGTCAGCAGTTTCTGGATCAGAAACCCTGCAG GAATTCTCCTGTGCCAATCTCTcaccccccacacccacccaggGGTCTCCCAGGGCCAGGAGGAAGGTGAGGGGCCTCTAGGTCACACTCGCCGCTTTGGGAGGTTCTGGATGATGAGCATGAATGACCCTCCACAGTCAGGAACCTGGGAGATCCAAGTCACAGCCAAGGGTACCCCCCGGGTGAGAGTGCAAG CCCAGACCTCCctggactttctctttcactttgggATCCCCATGGAGGATGGACCCCACCCTGGCCTCTACCCCCTGACTCAACCAGTTGCAG GTCTCCAGACCCAGCTGCTGGTAGAAGTGACAGGGCTGGGCTCCAGAGGAAACCCTGGAGGCCCTCTGCCGCACTTCTCCCATGTGGTCCTCCGAGGGGTCCCGCAGGGTGCCGAGCTGGGCCAGGTGCCTCTGGAGCCCAGGGGACCCCCAGAGCGAGGTCTCTTCGCTGCCTCACTACCGCCCACCCTTCTGTCTACCTTGGGACCCTTCTCTCTGGAGCTGGTTGGCCAGGACGGAGCGGGGAGGGGCCTGCACCGGGCGGCCCCCCAGCCCTGTGCTGTAGTTCCGGTCCTGCTGGAG CTCAGCGGTCCCCCGGGTTTCCTGGCGCCAGGCACCACAGCCCCGCTCAGCCTCCGCATTGCCAGCTTTTCGGGCCCTCAGGATCTCTATCTTAGGACATCTGCCAAACCCAGTTTTGCCCTCACCTCCAACCTCTCCAG GGTTCACTTGGAACAGAATGAGTCCGCTTGGGGGCGCCTGTGGCTGGAGGTACCAGACACAGCCGCCTCCGACTCCATGGTGATGGTGACGGTGACTGCAAAGGATGGAGAAGCCAGCATGATGCCCCCAACCCATGCCTTCCTCCGGCTCCTGGTGCGGGCCCCCGCCCCGCAG
- the VWA7 gene encoding von Willebrand factor A domain-containing protein 7 isoform X3, producing the protein MLPADVPLSHLGPSVLLLLQLLMPPASAFFPNIWSLLAAPGSITHQDLTEEAALNVTLQLFLEQPPPGRPPLRLEDFLGRTLLADDLFAAYFGPGSPSRRFRAALGEVSRANAAQDFLPTSKNDPDLHFDAERLGQGRTRLVEALRETVAAARALDYTLARQRLGAALHALQDFYSHSNWVELGRQQPHPHLLWPRQELRSLAQVGDPTCSDCEELSCPGNLLNFTLLTSGYFGTHPPKPPGFGPVFTTSDPDHFWQQLNEMHALGGGDEPEMCLSALELALLHTPPLSDIFVFTDASPKDAFLTNRVESLTQERRCRVTFLVTEDPSRAQGRARREVLSPLRFEPYEAVALASGGEVIFTEDQYIQDVAAIVGDSIADLVTLPLESRVVVAERPLVFRVDGLLRKVTVRIHGEVSSFWIRNPAGILLCQSLTPHTHPGVSQGQEEGEGPLGHTRRFGRFWMMSMNDPPQSGTWEIQVTAKGTPRVRVQAQTSLDFLFHFGIPMEDGPHPGLYPLTQPVAGLQTQLLVEVTGLGSRGNPGGPLPHFSHVVLRGVPQGAELGQVPLEPRGPPERGLFAASLPPTLLSTLGPFSLELVGQDGAGRGLHRAAPQPCAVVPVLLELSGPPGFLAPGTTAPLSLRIASFSGPQDLYLRTSAKPSFALTSNLSRVHLEQNESAWGRLWLEVPDTAASDSMVMVTVTAKDGEASMMPPTHAFLRLLVRAPAPQDQLPAPAYSTDSVLNTSSPAFHLSTSVTQGGAWGGLLGKPWWTSFVGMLLLLSLGPW; encoded by the exons ATGCTCCCCGCGGACGTGCCCCTATCCCACCTGGGCCcctcagtgctgctgctgctgcagctgctgatgcCTCCTGCATCTGCCTTCTTCCCCAACATCTGGAGCCTCCTGGCTGCCCCCGGCTCCATCACCCACCAGGACCTGACCGAGGAGGCGGCGCTCAACGTCACGCTGCAGCTCTTCCTAGAGCAGCCGCCCCCAGGTCGGCCCCCCCTTCGCCTTGAGGACTTCCTG GGCCGCACCCTCCTTGCCGACGACCTCTTTGCCGCCTACTttggacctgggtctccttccCGACGGTTCCGAGCAGCCTTAGGAGAGGTGTCTCGTGCCAATGCCGCCCAAGACTTCCTGCCAACTTCCAAGAATGACCCTGACCTGCACTTTGATGCCGAGCGGCTGGGCCAGGGCCGCACACGCCTGGTGGAGGCTCTACGGGAGACTGTGGCGGCAGCCAGAGCCCTTGACTACACCCTGGCTCGCCAGCGCCTGGGGGCTGCGCTTCACGCCCTGCAG GATTTCTACAGTCACAGCAACTGGGTGGAACTTGGGAGGCAGCAGCCACACCCTCACCTCCTCTGGCCGAGGCAGGAGCTCCGGAGTCTGGCACAAG TGGGCGATCCTACCTGCTCTGACTGTGAGGAGTTGAGCTGCCCTGGGAACTTGCTGAACTTCACACTCCTCACCTCTGGCTACTTTGGAACTCATCCCCCCAAACCTCCAG GGTTTGGCCCTGTCTTTACAACAAGTGACCCTGACCACTTCTGGCAACAGCTCAATGAGATGCATGCCTTGGGAGGTGGAGATGAGCCAGAGATGTGCCTCTCAGCCCTGGAG CTGGCTCTGCTGCACACACCTCCACTCTCAGACATTTTTGTCTTCACTGATGCCTCCCCTAAGGACGCCTTTCTCACCAACCGGGTGGAATCTCTGACGCAGGAACGGCGTTGCAGA GTCACGTTCCTGGTAACTGAGGACCCATCTAGGGCTCAGGGCCGGGCCCGGCGTGAGGTCTTGTCCCCTCTGCGTTTTGAGCCATACGAGGCGGTGGCCCTGGCCTCAGGAGGAGAAGTGATTTTCACTGAAGACCAGTACATTCAGGATGTGGCGGCCATTGTTGGGGACAGTATAGCTGACCTG GTGACCCTTCCCCTGGAGTCCCGCGTAGTGGTAGCTGAGAGGCCACTTGTGTTCAGAGTGGATGGACTACTCCGGAAGGTCACGGTCCGGATCCACGGGGAGGTCAGCAGTTTCTGGATCAGAAACCCTGCAG GAATTCTCCTGTGCCAATCTCTcaccccccacacccacccaggGGTCTCCCAGGGCCAGGAGGAAGGTGAGGGGCCTCTAGGTCACACTCGCCGCTTTGGGAGGTTCTGGATGATGAGCATGAATGACCCTCCACAGTCAGGAACCTGGGAGATCCAAGTCACAGCCAAGGGTACCCCCCGGGTGAGAGTGCAAG CCCAGACCTCCctggactttctctttcactttgggATCCCCATGGAGGATGGACCCCACCCTGGCCTCTACCCCCTGACTCAACCAGTTGCAG GTCTCCAGACCCAGCTGCTGGTAGAAGTGACAGGGCTGGGCTCCAGAGGAAACCCTGGAGGCCCTCTGCCGCACTTCTCCCATGTGGTCCTCCGAGGGGTCCCGCAGGGTGCCGAGCTGGGCCAGGTGCCTCTGGAGCCCAGGGGACCCCCAGAGCGAGGTCTCTTCGCTGCCTCACTACCGCCCACCCTTCTGTCTACCTTGGGACCCTTCTCTCTGGAGCTGGTTGGCCAGGACGGAGCGGGGAGGGGCCTGCACCGGGCGGCCCCCCAGCCCTGTGCTGTAGTTCCGGTCCTGCTGGAG CTCAGCGGTCCCCCGGGTTTCCTGGCGCCAGGCACCACAGCCCCGCTCAGCCTCCGCATTGCCAGCTTTTCGGGCCCTCAGGATCTCTATCTTAGGACATCTGCCAAACCCAGTTTTGCCCTCACCTCCAACCTCTCCAG GGTTCACTTGGAACAGAATGAGTCCGCTTGGGGGCGCCTGTGGCTGGAGGTACCAGACACAGCCGCCTCCGACTCCATGGTGATGGTGACGGTGACTGCAAAGGATGGAGAAGCCAGCATGATGCCCCCAACCCATGCCTTCCTCCGGCTCCTGGTGCGGGCCCCCGCCCCGCAG
- the VWA7 gene encoding von Willebrand factor A domain-containing protein 7 isoform X2, with protein MLPADVPLSHLGPSVLLLLQLLMPPASAFFPNIWSLLAAPGSITHQDLTEEAALNVTLQLFLEQPPPGRPPLRLEDFLGRTLLADDLFAAYFGPGSPSRRFRAALGEVSRANAAQDFLPTSKNDPDLHFDAERLGQGRTRLVEALRETVAAARALDYTLARQRLGAALHALQDFYSHSNWVELGRQQPHPHLLWPRQELRSLAQVGDPTCSDCEELSCPGNLLNFTLLTSGYFGTHPPKPPGKCSHGGHFDQSSSQPPRGGINKDSTSPGFSPHHMLHLQAAKLALLASIQAFNLLRSRLGDSGFSRLLDITPASSLSFVLDTTGSMGEEINAAKIQARHIVEQRRGTPMEPTHYVLVPFHDPGFGPVFTTSDPDHFWQQLNEMHALGGGDEPEMCLSALELALLHTPPLSDIFVFTDASPKDAFLTNRVESLTQERRCRVTFLVTEDPSRAQGRARREVLSPLRFEPYEAVALASGGEVIFTEDQYIQDVAAIVGDSIADLVTLPLESRVVVAERPLVFRVDGLLRKVTVRIHGEVSSFWIRNPAGVSQGQEEGEGPLGHTRRFGRFWMMSMNDPPQSGTWEIQVTAKGTPRVRVQAQTSLDFLFHFGIPMEDGPHPGLYPLTQPVAGLQTQLLVEVTGLGSRGNPGGPLPHFSHVVLRGVPQGAELGQVPLEPRGPPERGLFAASLPPTLLSTLGPFSLELVGQDGAGRGLHRAAPQPCAVVPVLLELSGPPGFLAPGTTAPLSLRIASFSGPQDLYLRTSAKPSFALTSNLSRVHLEQNESAWGRLWLEVPDTAASDSMVMVTVTAKDGEASMMPPTHAFLRLLVRAPAPQDQLPAPAYSTDSVLNTSSPAFHLSTSVTQGGAWGGLLGKPWWTSFVGMLLLLSLGPW; from the exons ATGCTCCCCGCGGACGTGCCCCTATCCCACCTGGGCCcctcagtgctgctgctgctgcagctgctgatgcCTCCTGCATCTGCCTTCTTCCCCAACATCTGGAGCCTCCTGGCTGCCCCCGGCTCCATCACCCACCAGGACCTGACCGAGGAGGCGGCGCTCAACGTCACGCTGCAGCTCTTCCTAGAGCAGCCGCCCCCAGGTCGGCCCCCCCTTCGCCTTGAGGACTTCCTG GGCCGCACCCTCCTTGCCGACGACCTCTTTGCCGCCTACTttggacctgggtctccttccCGACGGTTCCGAGCAGCCTTAGGAGAGGTGTCTCGTGCCAATGCCGCCCAAGACTTCCTGCCAACTTCCAAGAATGACCCTGACCTGCACTTTGATGCCGAGCGGCTGGGCCAGGGCCGCACACGCCTGGTGGAGGCTCTACGGGAGACTGTGGCGGCAGCCAGAGCCCTTGACTACACCCTGGCTCGCCAGCGCCTGGGGGCTGCGCTTCACGCCCTGCAG GATTTCTACAGTCACAGCAACTGGGTGGAACTTGGGAGGCAGCAGCCACACCCTCACCTCCTCTGGCCGAGGCAGGAGCTCCGGAGTCTGGCACAAG TGGGCGATCCTACCTGCTCTGACTGTGAGGAGTTGAGCTGCCCTGGGAACTTGCTGAACTTCACACTCCTCACCTCTGGCTACTTTGGAACTCATCCCCCCAAACCTCCAG GGAAATGTAGCCACGGGGGCCACTTTGACCAGAGCAGCTCCCAGCCGCCACGGGGAGGCATCAACAAGGATAGCACATCCCCAGGCTTTTCCCCCCACCACATGCTGCACCTCCAGGCTGCAAAACTGGCCCTTCTGGCCTCCATCCAGGCCTTCAACCTCCTACGAAGCCGCCTGGGAGACAGCGGTTTCTCCAG GCTGCTGGACATcaccccagcctccagcctgAGCTTCGTCCTGGATACCACAGGCAGTATGGGCGAAGAGATCAATGCTGCCAAGATCCAGGCCCGTCATATTGTGGAGCAGCGACGGGGCACCCCCATGGAGCCCACCCACTATGTCCTGGTGCCGTTCCATGATCCAG GGTTTGGCCCTGTCTTTACAACAAGTGACCCTGACCACTTCTGGCAACAGCTCAATGAGATGCATGCCTTGGGAGGTGGAGATGAGCCAGAGATGTGCCTCTCAGCCCTGGAG CTGGCTCTGCTGCACACACCTCCACTCTCAGACATTTTTGTCTTCACTGATGCCTCCCCTAAGGACGCCTTTCTCACCAACCGGGTGGAATCTCTGACGCAGGAACGGCGTTGCAGA GTCACGTTCCTGGTAACTGAGGACCCATCTAGGGCTCAGGGCCGGGCCCGGCGTGAGGTCTTGTCCCCTCTGCGTTTTGAGCCATACGAGGCGGTGGCCCTGGCCTCAGGAGGAGAAGTGATTTTCACTGAAGACCAGTACATTCAGGATGTGGCGGCCATTGTTGGGGACAGTATAGCTGACCTG GTGACCCTTCCCCTGGAGTCCCGCGTAGTGGTAGCTGAGAGGCCACTTGTGTTCAGAGTGGATGGACTACTCCGGAAGGTCACGGTCCGGATCCACGGGGAGGTCAGCAGTTTCTGGATCAGAAACCCTGCAG gGGTCTCCCAGGGCCAGGAGGAAGGTGAGGGGCCTCTAGGTCACACTCGCCGCTTTGGGAGGTTCTGGATGATGAGCATGAATGACCCTCCACAGTCAGGAACCTGGGAGATCCAAGTCACAGCCAAGGGTACCCCCCGGGTGAGAGTGCAAG CCCAGACCTCCctggactttctctttcactttgggATCCCCATGGAGGATGGACCCCACCCTGGCCTCTACCCCCTGACTCAACCAGTTGCAG GTCTCCAGACCCAGCTGCTGGTAGAAGTGACAGGGCTGGGCTCCAGAGGAAACCCTGGAGGCCCTCTGCCGCACTTCTCCCATGTGGTCCTCCGAGGGGTCCCGCAGGGTGCCGAGCTGGGCCAGGTGCCTCTGGAGCCCAGGGGACCCCCAGAGCGAGGTCTCTTCGCTGCCTCACTACCGCCCACCCTTCTGTCTACCTTGGGACCCTTCTCTCTGGAGCTGGTTGGCCAGGACGGAGCGGGGAGGGGCCTGCACCGGGCGGCCCCCCAGCCCTGTGCTGTAGTTCCGGTCCTGCTGGAG CTCAGCGGTCCCCCGGGTTTCCTGGCGCCAGGCACCACAGCCCCGCTCAGCCTCCGCATTGCCAGCTTTTCGGGCCCTCAGGATCTCTATCTTAGGACATCTGCCAAACCCAGTTTTGCCCTCACCTCCAACCTCTCCAG GGTTCACTTGGAACAGAATGAGTCCGCTTGGGGGCGCCTGTGGCTGGAGGTACCAGACACAGCCGCCTCCGACTCCATGGTGATGGTGACGGTGACTGCAAAGGATGGAGAAGCCAGCATGATGCCCCCAACCCATGCCTTCCTCCGGCTCCTGGTGCGGGCCCCCGCCCCGCAG